The Cellulomonas sp. S1-8 genome has a window encoding:
- a CDS encoding class I SAM-dependent methyltransferase — protein MPTYDTVVDEALEDNSHAYLVRLVGPGKRVLDVGCATGYLGEVLKRRGCEVVGVDIDQAAVEKAAHVLDAVHVVDLEQADLLETFGPASFDVIVFGDVLEHLRDPLRLLRSSVGLLRPGGSVVVSVPNVAHGSIRLSLLQGGWEYQDRGLLDRTHVTFFTRVTLLRLLSDAGLAVIDLWPTHADALATEIPVDTTALPDGALEWVRRQPDADVYQFVLRAVLDDRDGAVARLRSQVDALVLERDSARAEADRTRDLLKAEHRSVAEAQRRAEHAETEVEALYATRAMRALRAPRRLYGRLRRPS, from the coding sequence ATGCCCACGTATGACACCGTCGTCGACGAGGCACTCGAGGACAACTCCCATGCATACCTCGTCCGTCTCGTGGGTCCCGGCAAGCGCGTCCTCGACGTCGGCTGCGCCACGGGGTACCTGGGGGAGGTGCTCAAGCGCCGCGGCTGCGAGGTCGTCGGCGTCGACATCGACCAGGCAGCCGTCGAGAAGGCGGCGCACGTCCTCGACGCGGTGCACGTCGTCGACCTGGAGCAGGCCGACCTGCTCGAGACGTTCGGCCCGGCCAGCTTCGACGTGATCGTGTTCGGCGACGTGCTGGAGCACCTGCGCGACCCGTTGCGCCTGCTGCGCAGCAGCGTCGGCCTGCTGCGTCCCGGCGGCAGCGTCGTCGTCTCCGTGCCGAACGTCGCGCACGGGTCGATCCGGCTGTCCCTGCTCCAGGGCGGCTGGGAGTACCAGGACCGCGGCCTGCTGGACCGGACGCACGTGACGTTCTTCACACGCGTCACGCTGCTGCGTCTCCTCAGCGACGCCGGGCTCGCGGTCATCGACCTGTGGCCGACCCACGCCGACGCCCTGGCGACCGAGATCCCCGTCGACACGACCGCACTGCCGGACGGCGCCCTGGAGTGGGTGCGCCGCCAGCCGGACGCGGACGTCTACCAGTTCGTCCTGCGGGCCGTCCTCGACGACCGTGACGGCGCCGTCGCCCGGCTCCGGTCGCAGGTCGACGCACTGGTGCTCGAGCGGGACTCCGCCCGCGCCGAGGCGGACAGGACCCGTGACCTGCTGAAGGCCGAGCACCGGTCCGTCGCGGAGGCGCAGCGGCGCGCCGAGCACGCCGAGACCGAGGTCGAGGCGCTGTACGCGACGCGCGCGATGCGGGCGCTGCGCGCTCCGCGCCGCCTGTACGGGCGGCTGCGACGGCCGTCCTGA
- a CDS encoding ABC transporter permease, with product MRDATRTRRTRELLVNLTMREVKGRYKRTALGNLWSLINPIATMAVYTVVFGVFMRVPIEPSRTGLHVFALWLMCALIPWTFFSSALMTGLNSIVANANLVKKVFFPREVLVASSVFALNVTTAIELGVLVVALTLFGQMVFPWLPMVVVLMVLLTAMALGFALMLSVANVYFRDTEHFVAILMQIWLYATPIIYPLRLVAEAEKDLNARLAQYDLSFPLVSFWELNPMLHFTQAFRSVLYEETWPSQTDMIWCVASAVVVLFIGWRVFHRFEPRMAEEL from the coding sequence GTGAGGGACGCCACGCGTACGCGCCGCACGCGCGAGCTCCTGGTGAACCTCACGATGCGCGAGGTCAAAGGGCGCTACAAGCGCACCGCCCTCGGCAACCTGTGGTCCCTGATCAACCCCATCGCCACCATGGCCGTCTACACGGTCGTCTTCGGCGTCTTCATGCGGGTCCCGATCGAACCGAGCCGCACGGGCCTGCACGTCTTCGCGCTGTGGCTCATGTGCGCCCTGATCCCGTGGACGTTCTTCTCCTCGGCGCTGATGACGGGCCTGAACTCGATCGTGGCGAACGCCAACCTGGTGAAGAAGGTCTTCTTCCCGCGGGAGGTGCTCGTCGCCTCGAGCGTGTTCGCCCTCAACGTGACCACGGCGATCGAGCTGGGGGTGCTGGTCGTCGCCCTGACCCTGTTCGGCCAGATGGTGTTCCCCTGGCTGCCGATGGTCGTGGTCCTCATGGTGCTGCTCACCGCGATGGCGCTGGGGTTCGCGCTGATGCTGTCGGTCGCGAACGTCTACTTCCGCGACACCGAGCACTTCGTGGCCATCCTGATGCAGATCTGGCTGTACGCCACGCCGATCATCTACCCCCTGAGGCTGGTGGCGGAGGCCGAGAAGGACCTCAACGCCCGGCTCGCGCAGTACGACCTCTCCTTCCCCCTGGTGTCCTTCTGGGAGCTCAACCCCATGCTCCACTTCACGCAGGCGTTCCGCTCCGTGCTGTACGAGGAGACGTGGCCGTCCCAGACGGACATGATCTGGTGCGTGGCGTCGGCCGTCGTCGTCCTGTTCATCGGGTGGCGGGTCTTCCACCGCTTCGAGCCGCGGATGGCGGAGGAGCTGTGA